The following coding sequences are from one Augochlora pura isolate Apur16 chromosome 6, APUR_v2.2.1, whole genome shotgun sequence window:
- the LOC144471434 gene encoding uncharacterized protein LOC144471434 — MRIKLNTLQVLLFLFVFQADSKAIKCYQCNSRKDDDCTQNKVDIKYLKTCPPSQRYCRKVVSIYYFMESREYITIRECARWRNDEKPCYRGRYSRDSYQLVCECYGAGCNRSASHFSNMSIFICVLCQLVILLVYNPT, encoded by the exons ATGcggataaaattgaataccCTGCAAGTATTGTTGTTCCTCTTCGTTTTTCAAGCAG aCTCGAAGGCAATCAAATGTTACCAATGCAATAGTAGGAAGGACGATGACTGCACGCAGAACAAagtagatattaaatatttgaaaacgtGTCCACCATCGCAACGATACTGTCGCAAAGTCGTTTCCATAT ATTATTTTATGGAGTCCCGGGAATACATAACGATACGGGAGTGCGCAAGATGGCGGAACGACGAGAAACCGTGTTACAGGGGTCGTTATTCGCGCGACAGCTATCAACTTGTTTGCGAATGTTACGGGGCAGGGTGCAATCGATCTGCGAGTCATTTCTCGAACATGAGTATATTCATCTGCGTCCTGTGCCAACTGGTAATACTTCTGGTCTACAATCCCACGTGA